In Aegilops tauschii subsp. strangulata cultivar AL8/78 chromosome 3, Aet v6.0, whole genome shotgun sequence, one genomic interval encodes:
- the LOC109732332 gene encoding potassium transporter 19-like, whose protein sequence is MSVEAEGAAGAETRVPRDSLYGDAEKVSDDKHHGSGAGWWQTLQLAFQSIGVVYGDVGTSPLYVYSSTFPDGIRHPDDLLGVLSLIIYTLVLLPMLKYVFIVLYANDNGDGGTFALYSLISRYAKIRLIPNQQAEDASVSNYSIEEPNSQMRRAQWVKQRLESSKAAKIALFTITILGTSMVMGDGTLTPAISVLSAVSGIREKAPNLTQSEVVWISVAILFLLFSVQRFGTDKVGYSFAPIISVWFIFIAGIGVYNLAAHDVTVLRAFNPKYIVDYFGRNGKEAWVSLGGVVLCITGTEAMFADLGHFNIRAIQLSFTFILFPSVALCYMGQASYLRKFPQDVGDTFYKSIPAAMFWPTFIVAIMAAIIASQAMLSGAFAILSKALSLGCFPRVKVVHTSNKYSGQVYIPEVNFLIGAASIVVTLAFQTTTNIGNAYGICVVTVFSITTHLMTVVMLLIWKKNIAFVVAFYVIFGLAEFLYLSSILSKFVEGGYLPFCFSLVLMALMATWHYVYVKRYWYELDRVVPAAELTALLACRNVRRVPGVGLLYSELVQGIPPVFPCLVDKIPSVHAVFVFMSIKNLPIPRVALPERFIFRRVGPAEHRMFRCVARYGYTDQIEGTKEFSAFLIEGLKLFVHDEAAFSCQHTDDGGDNNNNDNDDARRVAQAAVAEEEKRFIDAEVERGVVYLMGEAEVAAAPGSSVLKRIVVNYVYTFLRKNLSESHKALSIPKDQLLKVGITYEI, encoded by the exons ATGTCCGTTGAAGCTGAGGGCGCGGCGGGCGCGGAAACGAGAGTGCCCCGTGACTCGCTCTACGGGGACGCCGAGAAGGTCTCCGACGACAAGCACCACGGCTCCGGG GCGGGCTGGTGGCAGACGCTGCAGCTGGCGTTCCAGAGCATCGGCGTGGTGTACGGCGACGTGGGGACGTCGCCGCTCTACGTGTACTCGAGCACCTTCCCGGACGGCATCCGGCACCCGGACGACCTCCTCGGCGTCCTCTCCCTCATTATCTACACCCTCGTCCTCCTGCCCATGCTGAAGTACGTCTTTATCGTCCTCTACGCCAACGACAACGGCGACG GAGGCACGTTCGCGCTCTACTCGCTGATCTCCCGGTACGCCAAGATACGCTTGATCCCAAACCAACAGGCCGAGGACGCGTCCGTGTCCAACTACAGCATCGAGGAGCCCAACTCGCAGATGAGGAGGGCGCAGTGGGTGAAGCAGAGGCTCGAGTCCAGCAAGGCCGCCAAGATCGCGctcttcaccatcaccatcctcGGCACCTCCATGGTCATGGGCGACGGCACCCTCACGCCCGCAATCTCCG TGCTCTCGGCGGTGAGCGGGATCAGGGAGAAGGCGCCCAACTTGACCCAAT CGGAGGTGGTGTGGATTTCGGTGGCCATCCTCTTCCTGCTCTTCTCGGTGCAGCGCTTCGGGACGGACAAGGTCGGCTACTCCTTCGCGCCCATCATCTCGGTGTGGTTCATCTTCATCGCCGGCATCGGGGTGTACAACCTCGCCGCCCACGACGTCACCGTCCTCAGGGCCTTCAACCCAAAGTACATCGTGGACTACTTCGGGAGGAACGGCAAGGAGGCGTGGGTGTCGCTTGGAGGCGTCGTCCTCTGCATCACAGGCACGGAGGCCATGTTTGCTGACCTTGGCCATTTCAACATAAGGGCCATTCAG CTGAGCTTCACCTTCATCCTCTTCCCCTCGGTCGCACTGTGCTACATGGGTCAGGCATCCTACCTTCGCAAATTCCCGCAAGATGTCGGCGACACGTTCTACAAATCTATCCCAG CGGCGATGTTTTGGCCGACGTTCATCGTGGCCATCATGGCGGCCATCATCGCGAGCCAGGCCATGCTGTCTGGCGCGTTCGCCATCCTGTCCAAGGCGCTCTCCTTGGGCTGCTTCCCAAGGGTGAAGGTGGTGCACACGTCCAACAAGTACTCGGGGCAGGTGTACATCCCGGAGGTGAACTTCCTCATCGGCGCCGCCAGCATTGTGGTCACCCTCGCCTTCCAGACCACCACCAACATCGGCAACGCCTACGGGATATGCGTGGTGACGGTCTTCTCCATCACGACGCACCTCATGACGGTGGTGATGCTGCTCATCTGGAAGAAGAACATCGCCTTCGTCGTGGCCTTCTAcgtcatcttcgggctcgccgaGTTCCTCTACCTCTCGTCCATCCTCTCCAAGTTCGTCGAGGGAGGGTACCTGCCCTTCTGCTTTTCCCTGGTGCTCATGGCGCTCATGGCCACCTGGCACTACGTCTATGTCAAGCGCTACTGGTACGAGCTCGACCGTGTGGTGCCGGCGGCCGAGCTCACGGCGCTCTTGGCCTGCCGCAACGTGCGGCGGGTGCCCGGCGTCGGCCTGCTCTACTCGGAGCTCGTCCAGGGCATCCCTCCTGTGTTCCCGTGCCTGGTCGACAAGATCCCATCGGTGCATGCCGTCTTCGTTTTCATGTCCATCAAGAACCTCCCCATCCCGCGGGTGGCGCTGCCCGAGCGCTTCATCTTCCGTAGGGTCGGTCCCGCCGAGCACCGCATGTTCCGCTGCGTGGCGCGGTACGGTTACACCGATCAGATCGAGGGCACCAAGGAGTTCTCGGCGTTCCTCATCGAGGGCCTCAAATTGTTCGTCCATGATGAGGCGGCCTTCTCTTGCCAGCACACCGACGATGGCGGCGataacaacaacaacgacaacgATGATGCTCGGCGGGTAGCGCAGGCGGCGGTTGCGGAGGAGGAGAAGCGGTTCATCGATGCGGAGGTGGAGCGTGGGGTGGTGTACCTGATGGGCGaggcggaggtggcggcggcgccggggTCGTCGGTGTTGAAGAGGATCGTGGTCAACTACGTGTACACCTTCTTGAGGAAGAACCTCAGCGAGAGCCACAAAGCGCTCTCCATCCCCAAGGACCAGCTGCTCAAGGTCGGGATCACCTATGAGATCTAG